The Ipomoea triloba cultivar NCNSP0323 chromosome 4, ASM357664v1 DNA segment CTTCATAAGATTTCTAAAAACCTTTACCGATGAAAGCAAAATTCTCAGCACAACAACGACCCCACCCCCCGCCGGATAGAATGGTGGGCGGGTAAATGATCGTGGGCGGGTAAATGAtgatgggcaaattatactataaaCTAGGGTCAACATTGCAATGTAGATCATGtataaattttcacttttagtacattgaatgatcatttttaatatattgaaagttcAATTTCAGCTAGTTTCATAATGCAGAGAAATgaacaacaaaaaattgaacattcaaaaaattaaaaatgaactttcaaaaTACTTAAAATGAACCTTATGTCAGTGGTTCATCTTGTGtaaggtggaccatggtccgtgAAATAATAATTGATCATAGTGTCTTAGTAGCCCTTGGTGCTTATGACCTACCCAAAGATCGTCCACCTTCCTCCCTTGCTGTTTCTAGAATtaacattttctagaaaacccaagaaaaaggagaaaatagaaaaatccacaaaataagaaataaatcaGGAGATTAACGGGAAAACccaagaaaaaggagaaaatagaaaaatccacaaaataagaaataaatcaaGAGATTAACCTACAAAAGGTTAGAATAAATCTAGAAACAGCAAGGGACGAAGGTGGACGATCTTTGGGTAGGTCATAAGCACAAGTCGAGTTACCtttctccttaaaaccttatttactgTCGTcccccggggtgctggagccttgcggtctaggtttcccaggataaaacgtactacggttCCTgtgtttgagcacacaaacttggaacctggcgaacgagaacgtgggatgaacacatgTGGCCAAATGCTACTGCTCAACCTGGAAATTTATAAGAGATGATGGAATAATGACACATTAACCATGGCAATCAATTCTGGTAGTGTAACTTACGTAACAGCTCTCCACTAACCCCATGAAACAACTACCAGGGTTCATTGAAAAGAACAATTCTAGTTATGTCAACAAACTAGAGACATCGTTGTATAGGTTAAAGCAGGTACCTTGGACATGGTCCAACAAACAATAGCTTGATGGCTATCTTCTAGTTATTGATTTTTATCTCCATCGAGATAAAGCAACATTAAAGGAactataattgcattttatCTCCATCAAGAATCAGCTAATAGACATCAATCTTCACAAAGGCATTACCATCTCCTCAATTTACCTTGATACAAGACAAACGCAATGTTGTCAGTTGTCATTTGTAAGCGGTCAGCCTTGTACTTAAGGGGAAGTATTTAATTTGGACTAGACTTTTAAGAGTTTGTATCTTTATTGTAGTATACTATTTTAGTCTTCTATAGACTCTTacatgtaatttatatatagtgcACATAGTGAATTCATGGAGTACACTTTTTATTCTTTCCCTAGCAGACATACATTCTCATGTGGACAAGTTATGAgagaatattatgaaaatataaagtgatttatttttaacttctcCCAAAGAAATGGTATGAagcattattttaatatattatatggtaTGATATACTAATTAATCATCATAGGAAATCCGCGGGAAAGTTGCTTATCATTCTATGAACGCATATGACGTCAGAGTTCATATTATCCTGTGCCAGAAATAAAGCTTTTCAAGCGTTGTTGCACCATAATGGTATCCATTCCAAGTCGAGGTAAAAATGCCTATCCAAAAAAAACATAACGTAATCAAGAACAACTACTAAAGATTAATAAACCATGCAACGAAACATGCACGAGTTATGAGTAAAAAGAACATCAATATGTGTTAGGAGTATGCAAAAAACTTAGGATCAGCAGACCTGCTAGCAAGGTCTACTggatcaattgttataccatggacctgcAAGATCTACCTTGCATTATAGAGCTAATCTAAAAATTATGGGTCAAACAGTTAACATATACAGagtaatatattaactgcatattatatttaggcaaattataccgtagATCAGGGTCTACATAGTATTGTCGATCCTATTCCAAAAATAATCTTCAGATTCTGTACTTATAGTTGATGCATACTATATATACGAGTTAACCGTATATATACCTATAAACAAACACATTCAATACATATAGTTTACCCGTTTAATCGTTTATGTACCTATAATTGAATTCACATAACATAATAACTATacacacataaattattaactgcaggtacagaatatgttaattatagaaattattaacTGCACGCATAGAATGTGTtaactataaacacataatttttggagcagggttcacaatgcaatataagCCCGGGTCCATGGTATACAATGGATTAGGGTTTATCTAGTATTGTGGatcctggtccaaaaataacttaCAAATTGTGTACTTacaattgatatattttataccTGCAATCAACCGTTTATATACATGTAAACAAACACATTCTATACTTGTAGTTAATCATTTATGtacctgtaaacaaattgaaatcACGTAAACACAAACTATTAATTGTAGGTAACTATAGAAATTATTAACTGCAGGTAtagaatatgttaactacaaacacataatttgtttatcagggttcacaatgcaatatgaaccctggtcaTGGTAtaacaaatgttttttttgaaCTCGGTATAACAAATGTTGTTtgcacataatttgttaactacaaacacacaAAACTTGGATGGATAACATAATTTGCCTCTTTGTACTGTACCTTACAAAGAATTGTATGGTAGACCTTGAGATCCACAGTGGAGAAGCTTGCACTCACAACTTCAGCACCTTCTTCTTCAAGAATCCGAATGACTTTATGCATCTTCAGCTTCTTGTTCTGCGATCCACACACTATATTTATCTCCAATAATGCGCCACTTTCTTTCACGGCTATTTCAACTGGTACTTGTAGACTATCCATTCTTgctttcagctcagtaatgtTTTTCTCTAGCTGTTTGATATAGTTAGTGGCTTGATCCAACAAGTCCAACCCCGACGGTTTTTTCTTTTCCTGTAGTACCTCAACAACAAATCATTCATAAATAATCTGTAACCCTAATAAAAGGTCATCAATTATTTCAACAAAAAACATATAGGTTGTGATAAGAAATGGTTTTAGATTTGAAATTGCTAAAACTCATCAACTATACCGGATAGTTTTCACCAGAGATGACTACGAGAGAGGTGAGCTGATCATAAAGACCTTTCAGTTTCTGTCGCCGTTGTTTCTCAGCCAAATGCCGACCAGCTTTTGGTGTCCGGAAGCTAGGGTTAGTCTCCATGTTTTGGGCTAACAACCTAAGCCtggtttttttttgtccttaaaataatACCTCCAcatgcctatatatataggcttaAAATGGCTATCGTTGCCAACTGTACAGAACCCAGAAAACAGGTCAATTACGTACTCTGCAAGATTGATGTGGATCGGAGCACTATATGAAATAATGCACATGTGTATACATACGCAAAAAACGGCTATAGAAAAATTGCCGTAATTAAGTGCATTTCAGATCACAGTTATTAGACAAATTGTATACATAATCTACTATATATATCCACATTCACCTAACGTGAACTAATAAATTAAGCCCTAAAATTAagatcttgtggtttagtggcactcggtgtcccggtttacattcccacatagatgatgggagtgggttcgagcctcagtggaggcaactgttgactctttgtgcttcagtaggttgagaaagtagctatgaacagatactacattgtaacagagtcagtagtactcaaaaaaaaacgTGAACTAataaatgttggtgtaattatttgttaaaatgaatgttttatagtattttgattttataattttttttatttttcatattttaccctctattatatcatttacattttcttaaataCCATTGCATTCCGtcagtgtaaactttagtaacaaaATATTccatttgttatttattattctttatttattaatttttataaggaatGTCTTAACTTCGAACCTTATCCCAATCgaaattgacataattgttgaacatatactatgaatatgttataagagtgtattaaaaaaaatatacaatgtAAAATTCAACATGAACTTGGGTCAATTAATTAGTCAGACtatatacatagcattcaaagttgagcatcaaagattacaaataaaaaacCTTGTTAAGTGTTTTTTTTCGTTTGATTAATCTccttttaattatttagaacaaaacttaatattttaattatacttttgttgggaataatttaagtcattatgattttaataatttttgtctGCTTTTTTATAATggtataattataaattactttacaaatattttttttatcgggcataattaatatgtaaatgttaattagataattatCTTACGTAGCTACATTTAAAACGCATTATTAAAGATGTCAATGTAGCGCAATAGAATATCGTGACACTCTTGACGCATTGAAAAGATGCCGAGACTACTACAATGTTGCAAACAATTTGACAAAtctataaaataaagaaatttcaaaatagcCACTATTACTGCATTTATTGATCctatatgtaaaatacttattgtccattcattaaatatattacaactaatataaattacatttcattttattttctagacTCAACCTGCTTAGATTAAAAGCAAAATCAGTATcaaccttgacaacaaaaaCACTTGGTGTATAAGATGTAGCCATTGTTTGTAAAAGGTTTATGCCCAAAGTGACAAACAAATTAACTCCAACGTTAGtatcaattcaaaaaaaaaaacacacacacacacacacgcaaacacacaaaatcaagtactacactcattcatactaattccaaaaatatgaacttgaaaatgaacatgtgcaaaatggatgtgaaaattgttgatgaaactggacaCGTTGCGGCATCAGTATTCAGACTACCTGTagagttattgttgttactaccAAGTAATTAACAAGTTATAAAAATAGAACAAGAGATACTACTCATGAACCTTCTAcaagtataataaatattaatattttattcaacactttcacatgaaacatgtaggggaGAAAATTACTATTGCAAAATATCAACAtgcgcttgcaagatcaagaatTTATAGTACAACTAAAATCCTAGTCATATATAGAACAAGGCACatccacaacttcctacacCATAGTCTCATTGCATGGCactgtcatctatgctaccaccagtaacccaattgcaaatgacatactaccaacaaaaaaaaagatgacaaatagtgaagatgaagacaatgacaatgctacccaaaagaaaattaagaagacttaaacaaattcaaaccaaaagtaatatttatttagattatcatttttaaactaactatttagactatcgagtttataaagttgcaaacatttattttattgacaattataatgaatctcctatattatcttgcatttatatattttgaattacctATTTAAATAATCAAATTCGACATACAAATATCATTGAgacaaaattattctttctcttttctaacaCAAAATTGATGTTTCATTTGTTTGCGCTGCTCACCTGGCCCTTTCATCGCGTATCTTATGCTTCTCGGGTCTCTAAACATAAAACGCCGGCTTTGGGACTTGCCAACACTCTCGCCCCTATCTTTTCGAACAATAATCAGTAGTCCAACACTCTCGTCACTGAGAGAGTTTGGTTGACAGAAAAGTTCAAACTTTCTTTAGAATTTAAAATGTGGGAAACATTTGACTAGAAAATCTACTAAATTGCAGAAAATTAGGTGCATTAATCATCAGTGAGGACAGTAATCAGATAAATTATATGCTAATCCAAATTTAATACATacaaataattatgaaaacaagGAGAAGAACAATAATAAAGAGTTAATCATTTGAACGTCACTTCTGTCCCGTGTTTCCCTATCTGTAGCTTGATTCATACCTGACACGGAGTATATTTCTTGGATTAACTGTGAAAttaacttattagttattaatacTGTATGAAAGCGCACTACAGTTAATACATTAAACAAATACCATTTAAAATTGGATTTGATCTCTACATTCTTCAAGTCCATTTTGTTGAATTATAagtcaaaatttttgaaaaacaaaaatattaatgttgTGGCTCCCTACGGaattcctttttttgttttgttttgttttgttttggtgtatatatatatttaaagaaattgACCAAGGAACAATGCCTTTATGGCTTTAATTATGTCAGTCATCACCTCCTAATTTTACTTGCAAGTTtcaaaggcaaaaacttgtgtgagaccgtctcaccgtgagacgggtcgggtcaagatgcaaatgtaacacttatatgcacaaatgtcatacttatatgctcaaatgtaatactaattaggaataaaaattttgatacttataagggtaaatgtaatacttttaagggaaaattcaatacttttacatttcgatttgaaagtattacatttttcctaaaaagtattatatttgcccttataagtatgggcacttgtcaacattacttattatgaaaaatgtattactttttctcttataagtaacaaaaattgtattcttgattagtgttatatttgagcatataagtatgacatttgcacatataagtatgacatttgcatgttgctttgatccgacccgacccgtctcacgaataaagatccgtgaggcggtctcacacaagtgtgacccagtTTCATATTGTCATGTCTGTATCTAATACtcttttcgttccattttttaAGTCCAACTAAGCTAATAAAAtgacttgattgaagttatttataatttagattTTCTAATAGTTAATTTAGTGTTGGttcaaaaaaattttatatttagaaatagaattgaaattcgAGAGAAAAGAAAACACTTGGAAGATTGATTCCATGGTTTGTTtgatgaaaagaaattattaggAAGATTGATTACGTTGTTTGGTTAAATGAGATTGAAATAGTAAGGAATAGTGAATATAATATCCTAcacataataatgataataaaagtaaCAAAGATAAAATTGTCTAACCATTTGATACTTTCTTCCCAACTTCTATATGAAAAAGATGACGCGTGCCATGATTATGTGCATTAATCATCCGTGAGGACAATAATCAGATAAATTATATGGAGCATCCTTAGTAGTGAACttcttttgtgatttttgagaaatttttgtaagtgtgattaggaaagagaatatggaaggggagagaaaataaaataaaacaaatctgattcaaaaaaaaaaaaagaagtaatataGTCCCTATAACGCATGCGTCCGCTGGGCGCATCTGTGACAATCACGCACGGCATGTGAGGTGGAGTAAATGGACCGTGGGTCCCACTTTTCTGAAATAACCCTTATTTTGTAGGAGTTCATTTTGCCCCCTCTCTCTACCATGTTGGcacttattttctaaaaaatcgTGAATAAACTCTTAGAGCATGAATATCAACGGTTTTTTTGGGGTGATTGGAACAGTGTATGTTCAGGTGGAGGAGTGAGAGcataggaaagagaaaaaataaacgCTCTGCAAATGTTGGTTCATGATAAAGTAACTTTGTacctaacaaattaaatgcttGTTGCGCCTGACGCGCGTCGCGCCTCACGCActgctttattgttttttttttaaatcaaatttgttttctttttcttcacctcattttctctttcctaatcacacttacaaaaactccttaaaaaccgcgaaaaaactccattaataaggatgctcttacaaTGAATGCTCTTAATCCAAAGTTAATTATgacgacaacaacaacaataataaattaataataaagagTTAAATCATTTCAATGTCACTTCAATTCTGTCCCGTGATTCCCTCTCTGTAGCTTTATTCACACCTAACACGTCCATCTGCTTCTAAAATTAGATATTATTGACATATTAGgatatatttagtatattatatatatattgagtagtactgactttgttataatgtaatatctgtttataactactttctcaaagcacaaagagacaacaacacctccactgagacttgaaTCCACCCTCGACATGgggtgcaatatatatatatatgtgaaaatTCTACGGGGTCTCAAAGGAACCGTGATGGATATCAAAAATGGAAAAGatagttttaagttttaatgGAAAAGGTACTTTCCATATTTTATTTCTCAAAGAATTAAAGGAACACAAGTAATTTACTAAATTGCCGTCAgtattcaaatttgaatatatCTCTACATAAATTTATTAAGGAGAAAATTGGTGTCTTATGAATTCATTTGCGGAGTGTTATATTAATTCACAAATACTAAGTAGTTGCTCTGCACAGGATTTAAATACAAGTTTGAAGGCtaaaagaccttgtgatctagtggcaccctcccagtttatattctaataaaatgGATGATGGgaatgggtttgagcctcagtacTCTATTGTtcattctttgtgcttcagtaggttttTGAAGAGGATTTgtattaaaatactaatttgAACTCAGAATCCATCCAAATATTGATTAATTGCAATATTTACAAATCTAATTTCAGATCCTCTTTCAACTCCATCATCTGGTTAAAATGTctatacacaataataatgataataactAAATTCCAACCATGTGATACTTTCTTCTCAACTTccatagaaaacaaaatatcatCCCTCCCCTTTGGAAAACTTTTTTTCAAAActaaggaaaacattttctacCTAACAAATTTCATTTTCCTCAAATATAAGGAAAACTTTTCCATCCAACAAAACACGTTCAattgttcaaaagtattattaaacacaaaattgaaattgaatttaaaaattataacaaaatattatagaaaataacCTAAGTACGAAGAGTTAAATTAACCAATTATTAGTAAAAATGaaatgtaaaatgaaacataatgagtactattttatttattattttatttgattaataaattgatattttaactCAATGTGAAGTCTATTAAATTACAAGTatccaataaatataaataattttattgccAACCAGTGACACCAACTTGATCCCTCATATGAGAGtttgtgggttcgagtctcagtggaggtgtagtattaaaaataattttgttattacGTTAAGGAGATTAGCATTCAATGACAaattaataaggaaaacaaaacatttttaatgtgaaatttaaatcttaaaaatataaaaattgaccGGCCATATAAAACCAATAGTACTGGTATGTGCTTGAAAATATTAGGACATGAATAGGAAATGAAATAGGACCGTGGATCTTGAATTAAAACGAAAGGCCTAAGATTTCTACTTAGTTTTATCAAGATTATTTATTTGGATTAGTTATTGGATCAGATacgataaataaataaataaataacaactaAAGAAAAAGGAATAGGACACCAAAGAATTGTTGCAACACAAAACCACACACACTATAGTTTACAAAAACGCTCCAACAATAGCCTTCATCATCTTCGTAGCCGACCACGTGCATGCAAGAACAATTACCACCAACACTGCATTCTCAATTAACCATATAATGCAGTTCATTTGAATTGTTTaagttataagtattatgtgTTATTGTATTGgttgaaaatcataattatGTGTTTATTATTGTGTTATTCAGTTATTATGTTAAAATCAAGTATGCGTTAT contains these protein-coding regions:
- the LOC116015759 gene encoding uncharacterized protein LOC116015759, yielding METNPSFRTPKAGRHLAEKQRRQKLKGLYDQLTSLVVISGENYPEKKKPSGLDLLDQATNYIKQLEKNITELKARMDSLQVPVEIAVKESGALLEINIVCGSQNKKLKMHKVIRILEEEGAEVVSASFSTVDLKVYHTILCKAFLPRLGMDTIMVQQRLKSFISGTG